From the Amycolatopsis thermoflava N1165 genome, one window contains:
- a CDS encoding glycoside hydrolase family 3 protein, with amino-acid sequence MRPRSVRRKTLFAALAATVALVSGATTVSAAPVQHRPAYLDAGKPVPVRVADLLSRMSLDDKLGQMTQAERGAITDPADIATHRLGSLLSGGGSVPTPNTAQSWADMYDGFQRAALTSPLRIPIIYGVDAVHGHNNVHGATIFPHNIGLGATRDPKLVGRIGDAVADEVSGTGVDWDFAPCLCVARNDRWGRTYESFGETPELASSMTTIIDGLQGRSLSDKGSILATAKHYVGDGGTTGGVDQGNTELTEQQLRAIHLPPFRAAVQRGVGSVMISYSSWNGVKMHANRYLITDVLKGELGFSGFVVSDWQGIDKIDGQEGFTAEEVRTSINAGVDMVMVPYDYVKFIDTLRAEVQAGRVPMSRIDDANRRILTKKFQLGLFERPFTDRRYTSTVGSAEHRALARQAVRESQVLLKNDGGVLPLGKNGQKIFVAGKNADDIGNQSGGWTITWQGSSGPITPGTTILQGIRDTARSSAVTYDRNGAGIDGSYDVAVAVVGETPYAEFMGDRPAGMGLDAEDLATLQRLKESGVPVVVVLVSGRPLDIAAELPGWDALLASWLPGTEGGGVADVLFGDYNPTGKLPVTWMRSAAQQPINVGDGQDPLFPYGYGLRYRRG; translated from the coding sequence ATGAGACCCCGATCTGTTCGCCGGAAAACCCTCTTCGCCGCGCTCGCCGCCACCGTCGCGCTCGTGTCCGGTGCGACCACGGTGTCGGCGGCGCCCGTCCAGCACCGCCCCGCCTACCTCGACGCGGGCAAGCCGGTCCCGGTGCGGGTGGCCGACCTGCTGTCCCGCATGAGCCTGGACGACAAGCTCGGCCAGATGACCCAGGCCGAGCGCGGCGCCATCACCGACCCCGCCGACATCGCGACCCACCGGCTCGGGTCGCTGCTGTCCGGCGGCGGCTCGGTGCCCACGCCGAACACGGCCCAGTCCTGGGCCGACATGTACGACGGGTTCCAGCGCGCCGCGCTGACCTCTCCCCTGCGCATCCCGATCATCTACGGCGTGGACGCCGTGCACGGCCACAACAACGTCCACGGCGCCACGATCTTCCCGCACAACATCGGCCTCGGCGCGACCCGCGACCCGAAGCTGGTGGGCCGCATCGGCGACGCCGTGGCCGACGAGGTGTCGGGCACCGGCGTGGACTGGGACTTCGCGCCGTGCCTGTGCGTGGCCCGCAACGACCGCTGGGGCCGCACCTACGAGTCCTTCGGCGAGACCCCGGAACTGGCCTCGTCGATGACCACGATCATCGACGGCCTGCAGGGCAGGTCGTTGTCCGACAAGGGATCGATACTGGCCACGGCCAAGCACTACGTCGGCGACGGCGGCACCACCGGTGGTGTGGACCAGGGCAACACCGAGCTCACCGAGCAGCAGTTGCGCGCCATCCACCTGCCGCCGTTCCGCGCCGCCGTCCAGCGCGGTGTCGGGTCGGTGATGATCTCCTACAGCAGCTGGAACGGCGTGAAGATGCACGCCAACCGCTACCTGATCACCGATGTGCTCAAGGGCGAGCTCGGTTTCTCCGGGTTCGTGGTGTCCGACTGGCAGGGCATCGACAAGATCGACGGCCAGGAGGGCTTCACCGCCGAAGAGGTCCGGACCTCGATCAACGCGGGCGTGGACATGGTGATGGTGCCCTACGACTACGTGAAGTTCATCGACACGTTGCGGGCCGAGGTGCAGGCGGGCCGGGTGCCGATGAGCCGCATCGACGACGCCAACCGCCGCATCCTGACCAAGAAGTTCCAGCTCGGGCTGTTCGAGCGGCCCTTCACCGACCGCCGCTACACCTCGACCGTGGGCAGCGCCGAACACCGGGCGCTGGCGCGGCAGGCGGTGCGCGAGTCGCAGGTGCTGCTCAAGAACGACGGCGGGGTGCTGCCGCTCGGCAAGAACGGGCAGAAGATCTTCGTGGCGGGCAAGAACGCCGACGACATCGGCAACCAGAGCGGCGGCTGGACGATCACCTGGCAGGGCTCGAGCGGGCCGATCACGCCGGGAACCACGATCCTGCAAGGGATCCGCGACACGGCGCGCTCCAGCGCGGTCACCTACGACCGGAACGGCGCGGGCATCGACGGCAGCTACGACGTCGCGGTCGCGGTGGTCGGCGAGACGCCGTACGCGGAGTTCATGGGCGACCGGCCGGCGGGTATGGGCCTGGACGCCGAGGACCTGGCGACCCTGCAGCGGCTCAAGGAGTCCGGGGTGCCGGTGGTGGTCGTGCTGGTGTCCGGCCGTCCACTGGACATCGCGGCGGAACTGCCCGGCTGGGACGCGCTGCTGGCGTCGTGGCTGCCGGGCACCGAAGGCGGCGGCGTGGCCGACGTGCTGTTCGGCGACTACAACCCGACCGGGAAGCTGCCGGTGACGTGGATGCGCAGCGCCGCGCAGCAGCCGATCAACGTCGGCGACGGGCAGGACCCGCTGTTCCCCTACGGGTACGGGCTGCGCTACCGCCGGGGCTGA
- the nrfD gene encoding NrfD/PsrC family molybdoenzyme membrane anchor subunit, with product MKEQVAVPKAEFRSYYGRPVLKPPVWEWKIPAYLFTGGLSAGSALLGAGADLTGRPVLRRASRAGALGALAASMYLLVADLGRPERFLHMLRVAKPSSPMSVGTWILVAYGPGAGVAGVAELVPRRWRGTLPGRLLGRLARPAGLSAAAFAPGVASYTAVLLSQTAVPAWQSAHRQLPFVFTGSAAASGAGWGMVWAPVAEAGPARRLAVLGAAAELVASKVVDQRLGLVSQAYTTGKAHRLRKWSEYLTLGGAAGALAGRRSRAVQVVSGLALLAGSALQRFGVFEAGVESTKDPRYVVVPQRDAINRASGR from the coding sequence ATGAAGGAGCAGGTCGCGGTGCCCAAGGCCGAGTTCCGGTCCTACTACGGGCGGCCGGTGCTCAAGCCGCCGGTGTGGGAGTGGAAGATCCCGGCCTACCTGTTCACCGGCGGGTTGTCGGCCGGGTCGGCGCTGCTCGGCGCGGGGGCGGACCTGACCGGCCGTCCGGTGCTGCGGCGGGCGAGCCGCGCCGGGGCGCTGGGCGCGCTCGCGGCGAGCATGTACCTGCTGGTGGCCGACCTGGGGCGGCCGGAGCGGTTCCTGCACATGCTGCGGGTCGCGAAGCCGAGTTCGCCGATGAGCGTGGGCACCTGGATCCTGGTCGCCTATGGGCCGGGCGCGGGGGTGGCCGGCGTGGCGGAGCTGGTGCCGCGGCGGTGGCGGGGCACGCTGCCCGGCCGTCTGCTGGGCAGGCTGGCGCGGCCGGCGGGGTTGTCGGCGGCGGCGTTCGCGCCCGGGGTCGCCTCGTACACGGCGGTGCTGTTGTCGCAGACCGCGGTGCCCGCCTGGCAGTCGGCGCACCGGCAGCTGCCGTTCGTGTTCACCGGATCGGCCGCGGCCAGCGGCGCCGGGTGGGGGATGGTGTGGGCGCCGGTCGCCGAGGCGGGGCCGGCGCGGCGGTTGGCGGTGCTGGGCGCGGCGGCGGAGCTGGTGGCGTCGAAGGTGGTCGACCAGCGCCTGGGGCTGGTGTCGCAGGCCTACACGACCGGCAAGGCGCACCGGCTGCGGAAGTGGTCGGAGTACCTGACGCTGGGTGGCGCGGCGGGTGCGCTGGCCGGGCGGCGCAGCCGGGCCGTGCAGGTGGTGTCCGGGCTGGCGTTGCTGGCCGGCAGCGCGTTGCAGCGGTTCGGGGTGTTCGAGGCCGGTGTCGAGTCCACGAAGGACCCGCGGTACGTGGTGGTGCCGCAGCGGGACGCGATCAACCGGGCGAGCGGGCGCTGA
- a CDS encoding 4Fe-4S dicluster domain-containing protein, with product MSNSFYGPLEDVAGDAGYSEHPPRMGFFTDTSVCIGCKACEVACKEWNGVPDDGFDLLGMSFDNTGMLGANSWRHVAFVEQERPGAVSPEPVDLGLPSFDLPGAGSGAEARTDFRWLMSSDVCKHCTHAGCLDVCPTGALFRTEFGSVVVQPDICNGCGYCVSGCPYGVIDRREDDGRAWKCTLCYDRLRDGLEPACAKACPTDSIQFGQLDELRERAARRVDALHEAGVTEARLYGESPDDGVGGDGAFFLLLDEPEVYGLPPDPVVPTRDAGSMWKFAGMAASALAAAAVSVFFGRGRG from the coding sequence ATGAGCAACAGCTTCTACGGCCCGTTGGAGGACGTGGCGGGCGACGCCGGATACTCGGAGCACCCGCCGCGGATGGGGTTCTTCACCGACACCTCGGTGTGCATCGGCTGCAAGGCCTGCGAGGTGGCGTGCAAGGAGTGGAACGGGGTGCCCGACGACGGGTTCGACCTGCTGGGCATGTCGTTCGACAACACCGGGATGCTGGGCGCGAACTCGTGGCGGCACGTGGCGTTCGTGGAGCAGGAGCGGCCGGGGGCGGTGTCGCCGGAGCCGGTGGACCTGGGGTTGCCCTCGTTCGACCTGCCCGGGGCGGGCAGCGGCGCGGAGGCCCGGACGGACTTCCGGTGGCTGATGAGCTCGGACGTGTGCAAGCACTGCACGCACGCGGGGTGCCTGGACGTGTGCCCGACGGGGGCGTTGTTCCGCACCGAGTTCGGTTCGGTGGTGGTGCAGCCGGACATCTGCAACGGGTGCGGCTACTGCGTGTCCGGCTGCCCGTACGGGGTGATCGACCGGCGCGAGGACGACGGCAGGGCGTGGAAGTGCACGCTGTGCTACGACCGGTTGCGGGACGGGCTGGAGCCGGCGTGTGCGAAGGCGTGCCCGACCGATTCGATCCAGTTCGGGCAGCTGGACGAGCTGCGGGAGCGGGCGGCCCGTCGGGTGGACGCGCTGCACGAGGCCGGGGTGACCGAGGCGCGGCTGTACGGGGAGAGCCCGGACGACGGCGTGGGTGGCGACGGCGCGTTCTTCCTGCTGCTGGACGAGCCCGAGGTGTACGGTCTGCCGCCGGATCCGGTGGTGCCGACGCGGGACGCGGGGTCGATGTGGAAGTTCGCCGGCATGGCCGCGTCCGCGCTGGCGGCCGCCGCGGTGTCGGTGTTCTTCGGACGGGGCAGGGGATGA
- a CDS encoding ChaB family protein — protein MPGREALPSTLKRSSKKAQDTWVKTHDSAVETYGEGRRAHQTAYASLKHSFEKVGDHWEEKGSKGPSDKQAARGAGRKPTKTAGGVDASASKQHLYDVAKQLDIKGRSSMNKNELVKAIQKANNRETAKARR, from the coding sequence ATGCCTGGACGTGAAGCCCTGCCCAGCACGCTGAAGCGGTCGTCGAAGAAGGCGCAGGACACGTGGGTGAAGACCCACGACTCGGCGGTGGAGACCTACGGCGAGGGGCGGCGCGCGCACCAGACGGCGTACGCGTCGCTGAAGCACTCGTTCGAGAAGGTCGGCGACCACTGGGAGGAGAAGGGCAGCAAGGGCCCGTCGGACAAGCAGGCCGCGCGGGGCGCGGGGCGCAAGCCGACGAAGACCGCCGGTGGCGTGGACGCCTCGGCCAGCAAGCAGCACCTGTACGACGTGGCCAAGCAGCTGGACATCAAGGGCCGCTCGTCGATGAACAAGAACGAGCTGGTCAAGGCGATCCAGAAGGCCAACAACAGGGAGACCGCGAAGGCTCGCCGGTAG
- a CDS encoding MBL fold metallo-hydrolase: MFPADSLTFIGTATTLVRLGPFTVLTDPNFLHRGQWSYFGQGLVSRRRTEPAAQVADLPPLDGVVLSHLHGDHFDRVARRDLPADVPILTTEHAARRLANRGFQATVALPTWRGDTFRDGDAQLTVTAVPARHSRGPLNRILPPVMGSIWEYSPHPGAATLRIYVSGDTIVHDELTGIRRRYPEIDLAVLHLGGSRVLGVLVTMDDRQGGRMLEMMNPTHVVPVHFDDYGKFTSPVSNFLAEAARRHPATDVRLLARGESFSLANLLSARSPG; this comes from the coding sequence ATGTTCCCCGCCGACTCGCTCACCTTCATCGGCACCGCCACCACCCTGGTCCGGCTGGGGCCGTTCACAGTGCTCACCGATCCGAACTTCCTCCACCGCGGCCAGTGGTCCTACTTCGGGCAGGGCCTGGTGTCCCGGCGGCGCACCGAACCGGCCGCGCAGGTCGCCGACCTGCCCCCGCTGGACGGGGTCGTGCTGTCCCACCTGCACGGCGACCACTTCGACCGGGTCGCCCGCCGGGACCTGCCCGCCGACGTGCCGATCCTGACCACCGAGCACGCCGCCCGGCGGCTGGCCAACCGCGGTTTCCAGGCCACCGTCGCCCTGCCCACCTGGCGCGGCGACACCTTCCGCGACGGCGACGCCCAGCTCACCGTCACCGCCGTGCCCGCCCGCCACTCCCGCGGACCGCTGAACCGGATCCTGCCGCCGGTCATGGGCAGCATCTGGGAGTACAGCCCGCACCCGGGCGCGGCGACGCTGCGGATCTACGTCAGCGGCGACACGATCGTCCACGACGAACTGACCGGGATCCGGCGCCGCTACCCCGAGATCGACCTGGCCGTGCTGCACCTGGGCGGCAGCCGCGTGCTGGGCGTGCTGGTCACGATGGACGACCGGCAGGGCGGCCGGATGCTGGAGATGATGAACCCCACCCACGTGGTGCCGGTGCATTTCGACGACTACGGCAAGTTCACCTCGCCGGTGTCGAACTTCCTCGCCGAGGCCGCGCGCCGCCACCCGGCCACCGACGTGCGGCTGCTCGCCCGCGGCGAGTCCTTCTCGCTGGCGAACCTGCTCAGCGCCCGCTCGCCCGGTTGA
- a CDS encoding CaiB/BaiF CoA transferase family protein: MGPLAGIKVLELAGIGPGPHAAMILADLGADVVRVERPSGGLQVLPPEARDHLLRGRRSIAADLKTPEGKRLVEQLVEKADVLLEGFRPGVAERLGVGPEDCFARNPRLVYGRMTGWGQDGPMAERAGHDINYISLTGALHAVRDTGGKPIPALNLVGDFGGGSMFLVTGVLAALVERASSGRGQVVDAAMVDGASVLLQMVWALRAQGAWADEPGTNLLDTGCPFYDTYRCADGGYIAVGALEPQFYAELLKGLGLDGEDLPAQGDRSGWPKLRERFTEVIASRTRDEWTAVFAGTDACVTPVLSFAEAAENEHLTARGSVRDINGATQAAPAPRFSRTPSAEPSAPATPGADTEAVIRDWGLQS; the protein is encoded by the coding sequence ATGGGGCCGCTGGCGGGGATCAAGGTGCTGGAACTGGCGGGCATCGGCCCGGGGCCGCACGCCGCGATGATCCTCGCCGACCTCGGGGCGGACGTGGTGCGCGTCGAGCGGCCCTCGGGTGGCCTGCAGGTGCTGCCGCCGGAGGCGCGGGACCACCTGCTGCGCGGCCGCCGCTCGATCGCGGCCGACCTGAAGACCCCCGAAGGCAAGCGGCTCGTGGAGCAGCTGGTCGAGAAGGCGGACGTACTGCTGGAGGGTTTCCGGCCGGGCGTGGCCGAGCGGCTCGGCGTCGGCCCGGAGGACTGCTTCGCCCGCAACCCGCGCCTGGTCTACGGCCGGATGACCGGCTGGGGCCAGGACGGCCCGATGGCCGAGCGGGCCGGGCACGACATCAACTACATCTCCCTGACCGGCGCGCTGCACGCGGTCCGCGACACCGGCGGCAAGCCGATCCCGGCGCTGAACCTGGTCGGTGACTTCGGCGGCGGCTCGATGTTCCTGGTCACCGGGGTGCTGGCGGCGCTGGTGGAGCGGGCGAGCTCCGGGCGGGGCCAGGTGGTGGACGCGGCCATGGTCGACGGCGCGAGCGTGCTGCTGCAGATGGTGTGGGCACTGCGGGCGCAGGGCGCGTGGGCCGACGAGCCGGGCACGAACCTGCTGGACACCGGCTGCCCGTTCTACGACACCTACCGGTGCGCCGACGGCGGGTACATCGCGGTGGGCGCGCTGGAGCCGCAGTTCTACGCCGAGCTGCTCAAGGGGCTCGGCCTGGATGGTGAGGACCTGCCCGCGCAGGGCGACCGCTCCGGCTGGCCGAAGCTGCGGGAGCGGTTCACCGAGGTCATCGCCTCCCGCACCCGCGACGAGTGGACGGCGGTGTTCGCCGGGACGGACGCGTGCGTCACGCCGGTGCTGTCGTTCGCCGAGGCGGCGGAGAACGAGCACCTGACCGCGCGCGGCTCGGTGCGGGACATCAACGGCGCGACCCAGGCCGCGCCCGCGCCGCGGTTCTCCCGGACGCCCAGCGCCGAGCCGTCGGCGCCGGCCACGCCGGGCGCGGACACCGAGGCCGTGATCCGCGATTGGGGCCTTCAGTCCTGA
- the fdh gene encoding formate dehydrogenase: MGVGDWLRSWPVYRQLTGADRLGRGTAAQSARSHSLMPRTASADRVVHSVCPFCAVGCAQKVYVSGERVVQIEGNPDSPISRGRLCPKGSASKQLVTGPQRQEKVLYRAPYATEWQELDLPSAMEMVAERVLDARRRGWQDADEHGNPLRRTMGLASLGGATLDNEENFLIKKLFTALGAIQIENQARIUHSATVPGLGASFGRGGATDYQQDLVNSDCVIIMGSNMAEAHPVGFQWVVEAKARGAKVFHIDPRFTRTSALADRHVPLRAGSDIAFLGGVINHILSNGLEFREYVRAYTNASFLVREDFRDTEDLDGLFSGYDPETGSYDPVSWHYESARPREGRGARAKEQSAPEQHGSGGPPLEGGADDIAADPTLEHPRCVFQVLKRHFARYTPEMVERTCGVPRELFEEVCRAWTENSGRERTAALVYSVGWTQHSMGAQYIRAGSIIQLLLGNIGRPGGGVFALRGHASIQGSTDIPTLFNLLPGYLPMPDTSHESIGEYLHLVRGDRQKGFWRNADAYLVSLLKEYWGDHATADNDWCFDYLPRINGDHGTYRTVMDMIDGKVFGYFLLGQNPAVGSAHGRLQRLGMANLDWLVVRDLAMIESATFWKDSPEVETGEIVPEQCRTEVFFFPAASHVEKSGTFTQTQRMLQWRDKAVEPRGDQRSELWFFYHLGRILKEKLAASADERDRPLQELWWDYRMEDGDEPSGEDVLRRINGVDLTADRALNGYLELKADGSTACGCWIYSGVYADEVNQAARRKPHDEQGPYESEWGWTWPLNRRVLYNRASADPQGRPWSERKKLVWWDADKGEWTGHDVPDFEKTKPPDFRPEPGASGPDALHGDDPFIMQADGKAWLFAPNGVLDGPLPTHYEPHESPVRNPLYGQQGNPARKVYGRVDNPSNPSPPEAHGEVFPFVFTAARLTEHHTAGGMSRQLPYLAELQPALFVEVSPELAAERGLAHLGWAHVVTSRAAVDARVFVTERMRPLRIEDRVVHQIWMPYHWGHTGLVDGDVVNDLLGVVLDPNVFIQESKVATCDIRPGRRPRGPALLAYLEEYRTRAGITVETGTRIATAYPDSAHTEERS; the protein is encoded by the coding sequence GCGTGGGTGACTGGTTGCGGTCGTGGCCGGTCTACCGGCAGCTGACCGGCGCCGACCGGCTGGGCCGGGGCACCGCGGCGCAGTCCGCCCGGTCGCACTCCCTGATGCCGCGCACCGCGTCCGCGGACCGCGTGGTGCATTCGGTGTGCCCGTTCTGCGCGGTGGGGTGCGCGCAGAAGGTGTACGTCTCGGGCGAGCGCGTCGTGCAGATCGAGGGCAACCCGGATTCGCCGATCTCGCGTGGCCGGTTGTGCCCGAAGGGTTCGGCGAGCAAGCAGCTGGTGACCGGCCCGCAGCGGCAGGAGAAGGTGCTCTACCGCGCGCCGTACGCGACGGAGTGGCAGGAGCTGGACCTGCCGTCGGCGATGGAGATGGTGGCCGAGCGGGTGCTGGACGCGCGGCGGCGGGGCTGGCAGGACGCCGACGAGCACGGCAACCCGTTGCGCCGCACGATGGGGCTGGCGAGCCTGGGTGGCGCGACGCTGGACAACGAAGAGAACTTCCTGATCAAGAAGTTGTTCACGGCGCTGGGTGCGATCCAGATCGAGAACCAGGCCCGTATTTGACACTCCGCCACGGTTCCCGGTCTGGGAGCCTCCTTCGGTCGCGGTGGCGCGACGGATTACCAGCAGGACCTCGTCAACTCCGACTGCGTGATCATCATGGGCTCGAACATGGCCGAGGCCCATCCGGTCGGGTTCCAGTGGGTGGTGGAGGCCAAGGCGCGTGGCGCGAAGGTGTTCCACATCGACCCGCGGTTCACGCGGACGAGCGCGCTGGCGGACCGGCACGTGCCGTTGCGGGCGGGCTCGGACATCGCGTTCCTGGGCGGGGTGATCAACCACATCCTGTCCAACGGGCTGGAGTTCCGGGAGTACGTGCGGGCGTACACGAACGCGTCGTTCCTGGTGCGGGAGGACTTCCGGGACACCGAGGACCTGGACGGGCTGTTCAGCGGGTACGACCCGGAGACGGGGTCCTACGATCCGGTGAGCTGGCACTACGAGAGCGCGCGGCCGCGGGAGGGCCGGGGTGCGCGGGCGAAGGAGCAGTCGGCGCCGGAGCAGCACGGTTCGGGTGGGCCGCCGCTGGAGGGCGGGGCGGACGACATCGCCGCGGATCCGACGCTGGAGCACCCGCGGTGCGTGTTCCAGGTGCTGAAGCGGCATTTCGCGCGGTACACGCCGGAGATGGTGGAGCGGACCTGCGGGGTGCCGCGGGAGCTGTTCGAAGAGGTGTGCCGGGCGTGGACGGAGAACTCGGGGCGGGAGCGGACGGCGGCGCTGGTGTACAGCGTGGGCTGGACGCAGCATTCGATGGGCGCGCAGTACATCCGGGCGGGGTCGATCATCCAGTTGCTGCTGGGCAACATCGGCCGTCCGGGTGGCGGGGTGTTCGCGTTGCGCGGGCACGCCTCGATCCAGGGGTCGACGGACATCCCGACGTTGTTCAACCTGCTGCCCGGGTACCTGCCGATGCCGGACACCTCGCACGAGAGCATCGGCGAGTACCTGCACCTGGTGCGGGGTGACCGGCAGAAGGGGTTCTGGCGCAACGCCGACGCGTACCTGGTGTCGTTGCTGAAGGAGTACTGGGGCGACCACGCCACGGCGGACAACGACTGGTGTTTCGACTACCTGCCGCGGATCAACGGCGACCACGGGACCTACCGCACGGTCATGGACATGATCGACGGGAAGGTGTTCGGGTACTTCCTGCTGGGGCAGAACCCGGCGGTGGGGTCGGCGCACGGGCGGTTGCAGCGGCTGGGCATGGCGAACCTGGACTGGCTGGTGGTGCGGGACCTGGCGATGATCGAGAGCGCCACGTTCTGGAAGGACTCGCCGGAGGTGGAGACCGGGGAGATCGTGCCGGAGCAGTGCCGCACCGAGGTGTTCTTCTTCCCGGCGGCCTCGCACGTGGAGAAGTCCGGCACGTTCACCCAGACGCAGCGGATGCTGCAGTGGCGGGACAAGGCGGTCGAGCCGAGGGGCGACCAGCGCAGCGAGCTGTGGTTCTTCTACCACCTCGGCCGGATCCTGAAGGAGAAGCTGGCGGCCTCGGCCGACGAGCGGGACCGGCCGCTGCAGGAGTTGTGGTGGGACTACCGGATGGAGGACGGTGACGAGCCTTCCGGGGAGGACGTGCTGCGGCGGATCAACGGGGTCGACCTGACCGCCGACCGCGCGCTGAACGGCTACCTGGAGCTCAAGGCCGACGGCAGCACGGCGTGCGGGTGCTGGATCTACAGCGGCGTGTATGCCGACGAGGTGAACCAGGCGGCGCGCCGCAAGCCGCACGACGAGCAGGGCCCGTACGAGTCGGAGTGGGGCTGGACGTGGCCGCTGAACCGGCGGGTGCTCTACAACCGGGCGTCGGCGGATCCGCAGGGCCGTCCGTGGAGTGAGCGCAAGAAGCTGGTGTGGTGGGACGCGGACAAGGGCGAGTGGACCGGGCACGACGTGCCGGACTTCGAGAAGACGAAGCCGCCGGACTTCCGGCCGGAGCCGGGCGCGTCGGGTCCGGACGCGCTGCACGGGGACGACCCGTTCATCATGCAGGCCGATGGCAAGGCGTGGCTGTTCGCGCCGAACGGGGTGCTGGACGGGCCGCTGCCGACGCACTACGAGCCGCACGAGTCGCCGGTGCGCAACCCGCTGTACGGGCAGCAGGGCAATCCGGCGCGCAAGGTGTACGGGCGGGTGGACAACCCGTCGAATCCGTCGCCGCCGGAGGCGCACGGTGAGGTGTTCCCGTTCGTGTTCACCGCGGCGCGGCTGACCGAGCACCACACCGCGGGCGGGATGAGCCGTCAGCTGCCCTACCTGGCGGAGTTGCAGCCGGCGTTGTTCGTGGAGGTCTCGCCGGAGCTGGCGGCCGAGCGCGGGCTGGCGCACCTGGGCTGGGCGCACGTGGTGACGAGCAGGGCGGCGGTGGACGCGCGGGTGTTCGTGACCGAGCGGATGCGGCCGCTGCGGATCGAGGACCGGGTGGTGCACCAGATCTGGATGCCCTACCACTGGGGTCACACCGGGCTGGTGGACGGCGACGTGGTCAACGACCTGCTGGGCGTGGTGCTGGATCCGAACGTGTTCATCCAGGAGAGCAAGGTGGCCACGTGCGACATCCGGCCGGGGCGGCGTCCGCGCGGCCCGGCGCTGCTGGCCTACCTGGAGGAGTACCGCACGCGGGCGGGGATCACGGTGGAGACCGGAACGCGGATCGCCACGGCGTATCCGGACAGCGCCCACACGGAGGAGCGGTCATGA
- a CDS encoding globin domain-containing protein, producing the protein MDIPRLRASWATVAERGDEVPLWFYATLFLLRPSLRDLFPVSLAPQRNRFVSGLGQIVTHVDDLDAAVPYLRRLGRTHREAGVRPEHYPVVGQALLATLEHFLGERWTPELAADWTSAYAVVAEVMTNAEVRGRGRQSVLLPPPDTGTGPHNGLTAERVRARPFRRAPWHRRGFDRGDVHDFQRRLADELATRDREAARLRAEVARLRARDSRDGVPTVDEQAVALLTRAQLLAEEILTSAETRRRRLAAQAHRQAEAAADAAGEAYRAAMGSRCTVQGEEMERRLAWTRTYSHALGMPLRVAEAAFRMWETG; encoded by the coding sequence GTGGACATCCCCCGACTACGGGCGAGCTGGGCCACCGTCGCCGAGCGCGGTGACGAGGTCCCGCTGTGGTTCTACGCGACGCTGTTCCTGCTCCGCCCGTCGCTGCGGGATCTGTTCCCGGTGTCGCTGGCGCCGCAGCGGAACCGGTTCGTCTCCGGGCTCGGGCAGATCGTCACCCACGTCGACGACCTCGACGCCGCGGTCCCCTACCTGCGCCGGCTGGGCCGCACCCACCGCGAGGCCGGAGTGCGCCCGGAGCACTACCCGGTGGTCGGGCAGGCGCTGCTGGCCACCCTCGAGCACTTCCTCGGCGAGCGGTGGACCCCGGAGCTGGCCGCGGACTGGACCAGCGCGTACGCGGTGGTCGCCGAGGTGATGACCAACGCCGAGGTGCGCGGCCGGGGACGGCAGAGCGTGCTGCTCCCGCCGCCGGACACCGGAACCGGGCCGCACAACGGGCTGACCGCGGAGCGCGTGCGGGCCCGCCCGTTCCGGCGCGCGCCCTGGCACCGGCGGGGTTTCGACCGCGGCGACGTGCACGACTTCCAGCGGCGGCTGGCCGACGAGCTGGCCACCCGCGACCGCGAGGCGGCGCGCCTGCGCGCGGAGGTCGCGCGACTGCGGGCCCGCGATTCCCGCGACGGCGTGCCGACCGTGGACGAGCAGGCGGTCGCGTTGCTGACGCGGGCGCAACTGCTGGCCGAGGAGATCCTGACCAGCGCCGAGACCCGGCGACGGCGGCTGGCCGCGCAGGCGCACCGCCAGGCCGAGGCCGCCGCGGACGCCGCCGGCGAGGCCTACCGGGCCGCGATGGGCTCGCGGTGCACGGTGCAGGGCGAGGAGATGGAACGGCGCCTGGCGTGGACGCGCACCTACAGCCACGCGCTCGGGATGCCGCTGCGGGTCGCCGAAGCCGCGTTCCGCATGTGGGAAACCGGCTGA